A window of Photobacterium sp. GJ3 contains these coding sequences:
- the rnr gene encoding ribonuclease R, which translates to MSKGTTDLPVDPFREREAQNYENPIPSREFILEVIRGFSTPVNRDQLFAEMKLSGEDQYEGLRRRLRAMERDGQLVYTRRQCYALPERLDLIKGHVIGHKDGFGFLRPEGSGMARQDDLLLPQHQMRGVIHGDYVLVQVAGVDKRGRREGRIVRVLQEYSGQIVGRYFIEDGMGFVVPDDSRIAQDIVIPQDARMGSRMGNVVVVEITQRATRQYNAVGKIVEVLGENMAPGMEIEIALRTYDIPHVWPHDVEKQVSTLSEEVPEEAKKGRVDLRDLPLVTIDGEDARDFDDAVYCEKKKSGGWRLWVAIADVSYYVRPDSALDKEAIQRGNSVYFPSQVIPMLPEVLSNGLCSLNPQVDRLCMVCEMTISAAGKLSGYKHYEAVMNSHARLTYTKVSKMLEGDEDLRQRYAPLVPHLEELHNMYKVLKQSREERGAIEFETVETQFIFNADRKIDRIVPAERNDAHKIIEECMILANVASAKLVEKAKEPALYRVHDTPGEERLTGFRDFLGELGLNLTGGLTPAPSDYAHLAAAIQNRLDKELIQTMLLRSMKQAVYQADNIGHFGLALNSYAHFTSPIRRYPDLALHRAIKYLIAKENGTNKDRWTPTGGYHYSFDDMDVLGEQCSMTERRADDATRDVADWLKCEYMQDHVGDEFDGVIANVTGFGFFVRLNELNIDGLVHISNLDNDYYQFDPIGQRLVGDASGKIYRLGDAVQVKVAAINLNDRQIDFELVGGGRQVRRKGKTAQTREKQQRMRKAEGLKRQNLKVFRVEDGEAQQEHRAEAKKERSSVRQQLKSGMVPRPDSEDGKKDKKDKKKDKAKKKSVKARKQRAGKKERAAKKKK; encoded by the coding sequence ATGTCCAAAGGTACAACTGATTTACCTGTCGATCCTTTCCGTGAGCGGGAAGCTCAAAATTACGAAAACCCAATTCCAAGCCGCGAATTTATCCTGGAAGTGATTCGTGGCTTCAGTACGCCGGTGAACCGGGATCAGCTGTTTGCTGAAATGAAGTTATCAGGTGAAGACCAGTATGAAGGGCTGCGTCGCCGTTTACGGGCGATGGAGCGTGATGGTCAGCTGGTCTATACCCGACGCCAGTGTTATGCCCTGCCGGAGCGACTGGATCTGATCAAAGGCCATGTGATTGGCCATAAAGATGGGTTTGGATTCCTGCGTCCGGAAGGCAGCGGAATGGCCCGTCAGGATGATTTACTGTTGCCGCAGCATCAGATGCGTGGCGTGATCCATGGGGACTACGTCCTGGTTCAGGTGGCTGGCGTAGATAAGCGCGGTCGTCGAGAAGGACGGATTGTCCGCGTGTTGCAGGAATACAGCGGCCAGATTGTCGGCCGCTATTTTATTGAAGACGGTATGGGCTTTGTCGTGCCGGATGATTCGCGTATCGCACAAGATATCGTGATCCCGCAGGATGCCCGGATGGGTTCCCGGATGGGGAACGTGGTGGTGGTTGAAATCACCCAGCGGGCGACTCGTCAGTACAATGCGGTTGGTAAAATTGTTGAAGTCCTGGGCGAGAATATGGCGCCGGGGATGGAAATTGAAATTGCATTGCGCACCTATGATATTCCGCATGTCTGGCCGCACGACGTCGAGAAACAGGTGTCGACACTGAGCGAAGAAGTACCGGAAGAAGCCAAGAAAGGCCGGGTCGATCTGCGCGATTTGCCGTTGGTCACCATTGACGGTGAAGACGCCCGCGACTTTGATGATGCCGTTTACTGTGAGAAGAAAAAATCCGGTGGCTGGCGTCTGTGGGTTGCCATTGCGGACGTCAGCTATTACGTGCGTCCGGATTCAGCTCTGGATAAAGAAGCGATTCAGCGCGGAAACTCAGTTTATTTCCCGTCTCAGGTGATCCCGATGTTGCCTGAAGTACTGTCGAACGGGCTGTGCTCTCTCAACCCACAGGTCGACCGGTTGTGCATGGTGTGCGAGATGACGATCTCTGCAGCAGGTAAGCTGTCGGGTTACAAGCATTACGAAGCCGTGATGAATTCTCATGCGCGCCTGACGTATACCAAGGTCAGCAAGATGCTGGAAGGCGATGAAGACCTGCGCCAGCGTTATGCGCCTTTGGTTCCACACCTGGAAGAGCTGCACAACATGTACAAGGTGCTCAAGCAGTCGCGGGAAGAGCGTGGTGCAATTGAGTTTGAAACCGTAGAGACGCAATTCATCTTCAATGCGGACCGGAAAATTGATCGCATTGTGCCAGCAGAGCGGAACGACGCCCATAAGATCATCGAAGAATGTATGATCCTGGCAAATGTGGCCTCGGCCAAGCTGGTGGAAAAAGCCAAAGAGCCTGCCCTGTACCGTGTGCACGATACTCCGGGCGAAGAGCGTCTGACCGGGTTCCGGGATTTCCTGGGTGAACTGGGTCTGAATCTGACCGGTGGACTGACACCAGCACCAAGCGATTACGCGCATCTGGCCGCTGCCATTCAGAACCGTCTGGACAAAGAACTGATCCAGACCATGCTGTTGCGTTCGATGAAGCAGGCGGTTTATCAGGCAGACAACATCGGTCACTTTGGTCTGGCGCTGAATTCATACGCCCACTTTACCTCACCCATCCGCCGTTATCCGGATCTGGCGTTGCATCGTGCAATCAAGTATTTGATTGCGAAAGAAAACGGCACGAATAAAGATCGCTGGACACCGACCGGCGGCTATCATTATTCCTTTGATGATATGGATGTGCTGGGCGAACAGTGCTCCATGACAGAGCGCCGAGCCGATGATGCAACCCGTGATGTGGCCGACTGGCTCAAGTGTGAATATATGCAGGACCACGTCGGTGATGAATTTGACGGGGTGATCGCCAATGTGACCGGCTTTGGTTTCTTTGTACGGCTCAATGAGCTGAACATTGACGGCTTGGTGCATATTTCGAATCTGGATAATGACTACTATCAGTTTGACCCGATTGGTCAGCGACTGGTGGGGGATGCATCCGGGAAGATCTACCGTCTGGGTGATGCCGTACAAGTGAAGGTGGCGGCAATCAATCTTAACGATCGCCAGATTGATTTTGAACTGGTGGGCGGTGGCCGGCAGGTTCGCCGGAAAGGCAAAACAGCTCAGACCCGAGAGAAGCAACAGCGGATGAGGAAAGCGGAAGGGTTGAAGCGTCAGAACCTGAAAGTATTCCGGGTTGAAGACGGTGAGGCCCAGCAGGAGCACCGGGCGGAAGCAAAAAAAGAGCGCAGCTCCGTGCGTCAGCAACTGAAATCGGGTATGGTGCCGCGGCCGGACAGTGAAGACGGTAAGAAAGACAAGAAAGACAAGAAAAAAGATAAGGCGAAAAAGAAATCGGTCAAAGCGCGCAAGCAGCGGGCCGGTAAGAAAGAACGAGCGGCGAAGAAGAAAAAATAA
- the rlmB gene encoding 23S rRNA (guanosine(2251)-2'-O)-methyltransferase RlmB, which yields MRNDMIFGIHAVSAVLGSDPARFIEVFVLKGRQDERLLPLLNELQRLGVTIQQTGRKALDDKADGGSHQGIVARVKPGKQYNENDLDDIVSQSENPLLLVLDGVTDPHNLGACLRNADAAGVAAVIVPKDRAAQLNATASKVACGAAEVVPLIRVTNLARTLRALQEKGVWVVGTAGEATHDVFQSKLTGPLAIVMGAEGEGMRRLTRETCDDLIKIPMAGSVSSLNVSVATGICLFEAVRQRQG from the coding sequence ATGCGTAATGATATGATTTTCGGCATTCATGCCGTGAGCGCAGTGCTGGGTTCCGACCCGGCACGTTTCATTGAAGTCTTTGTGCTGAAAGGCCGTCAGGACGAGCGTTTGCTGCCGCTGCTCAATGAGCTGCAGCGTCTGGGCGTGACGATTCAGCAAACGGGCCGTAAAGCGCTGGATGACAAAGCTGATGGCGGCAGTCATCAGGGGATTGTGGCCCGTGTGAAGCCGGGTAAGCAGTACAACGAAAACGATCTGGATGACATTGTGTCTCAGAGCGAGAATCCGTTATTACTGGTGCTTGACGGCGTGACCGATCCTCATAACCTTGGCGCTTGCCTGCGTAATGCAGATGCTGCCGGTGTTGCCGCCGTGATTGTACCCAAGGATCGGGCTGCACAACTGAACGCCACCGCCTCGAAAGTTGCCTGTGGGGCGGCAGAAGTGGTGCCTTTGATTCGGGTGACGAATCTGGCTCGTACCCTGCGGGCGCTGCAGGAAAAAGGTGTCTGGGTGGTCGGGACCGCCGGTGAAGCCACGCATGATGTGTTTCAGAGCAAACTGACCGGGCCATTAGCCATTGTGATGGGTGCTGAAGGGGAAGGCATGCGTCGTCTGACCCGTGAAACCTGTGACGATCTGATTAAAATCCCGATGGCTGGTTCTGTCTCCAGCCTGAATGTTTCCGTGGCGACCGGTATCTGCCTGTTTGAGGCCGTGCGCCAGCGTCAGGGATAA
- the rpsF gene encoding 30S ribosomal protein S6: protein MRHYEIVFMVHPDQSEQVAGMVERYTGAIKDSGGQIHRLEDWGRRQLAYPINKLHKAHYVLMNVEAEQSVIDELESNFRFNDAVIRNMIMRTKGAITEPSPMMKAKEERAPRREERAEAQSEDEAAAE, encoded by the coding sequence ATGCGTCATTACGAAATCGTATTTATGGTGCACCCTGATCAAAGCGAGCAAGTTGCTGGCATGGTCGAGCGTTACACTGGTGCTATCAAAGATTCTGGCGGTCAGATCCACCGTCTGGAAGATTGGGGCCGTCGTCAACTGGCTTACCCAATCAACAAACTGCACAAAGCTCACTACGTTCTGATGAACGTTGAAGCAGAGCAGTCTGTTATCGACGAGCTGGAGTCTAACTTCCGCTTCAACGACGCTGTGATCCGTAACATGATCATGCGCACTAAAGGCGCTATCACTGAGCCATCTCCAATGATGAAGGCTAAAGAAGAGCGTGCCCCACGTCGTGAAGAGCGTGCAGAAGCACAATCTGAAGACGAAGCTGCAGCTGAGTAA
- the priB gene encoding primosomal replication protein N, which translates to MTNRLELSGTIAKHPKRSQSPAGVPHCHFVLEHRSSQVEAGLPRQVYCYINVVVSGKGQQILTQDLAVGSNIQAGGFISWQTGRNGIGKLVLHADHIEKI; encoded by the coding sequence ATGACCAATCGTCTGGAGTTGTCTGGCACCATTGCCAAGCATCCCAAACGAAGTCAGTCCCCGGCCGGCGTACCTCATTGTCACTTTGTGCTTGAGCATCGTTCCAGTCAGGTGGAAGCGGGCTTACCCCGTCAGGTGTATTGTTACATCAACGTGGTAGTCAGCGGCAAAGGTCAGCAAATACTCACTCAAGATTTAGCTGTCGGAAGCAACATTCAAGCCGGGGGATTCATCTCGTGGCAAACCGGCCGGAATGGCATTGGTAAGTTAGTGTTGCACGCCGATCACATTGAAAAAATTTAG
- the rpsR gene encoding 30S ribosomal protein S18 → MARFFRRRKFCRFTAEGVQEIDYKDVATLKNYITEAGKIVPSRITGTRAKYQRQLARAIKRSRYLALLPYTDKHQ, encoded by the coding sequence ATGGCACGTTTCTTCCGTCGTCGTAAATTCTGCCGTTTTACTGCAGAAGGCGTACAAGAGATTGACTACAAAGACGTAGCAACTCTGAAAAACTACATCACTGAAGCTGGTAAAATCGTACCAAGCCGTATCACCGGTACTCGTGCGAAGTACCAGCGTCAGCTGGCACGCGCTATCAAGCGTTCACGTTACCTGGCTCTGCTGCCATACACTGACAAGCATCAGTAA
- the rplI gene encoding 50S ribosomal protein L9, with protein MQVILLDKIGNLGSLGDQVSVKAGYARNFLIPQGKAVMATKANVEVFEARRAELEAKVAEQLSAAQARAEKVSALEAVVIASKAGDEGKLFGSIGTRDIADAVTAAGVEVAKSEVRLPEGALRTTGEFEISLQLHSDVFATVNVNVVAAE; from the coding sequence ATGCAAGTTATTCTACTTGATAAAATCGGTAACCTGGGCAGCCTTGGTGATCAGGTAAGCGTTAAAGCTGGTTATGCTCGTAACTTCCTGATCCCTCAGGGGAAAGCGGTTATGGCGACTAAAGCGAACGTTGAAGTGTTCGAAGCACGTCGTGCTGAGCTGGAAGCAAAAGTTGCTGAGCAACTGTCTGCTGCTCAAGCGCGCGCTGAGAAAGTTAGCGCTCTGGAAGCAGTTGTGATTGCTTCTAAAGCGGGTGACGAAGGTAAACTGTTCGGTTCTATCGGTACGCGTGACATCGCTGACGCTGTGACTGCAGCTGGCGTTGAAGTAGCGAAGAGCGAAGTACGTCTGCCAGAAGGTGCACTGCGCACAACTGGCGAATTCGAGATCAGCCTGCAGCTGCACTCTGACGTATTCGCAACCGTAAACGTGAACGTTGTTGCTGCTGAGTAA
- a CDS encoding YdiY family protein: protein MAKSCILLSAMTAGLLLAPHASAEDVPELPPITSPWTSELELGYQSLSGNSNTKSLNTRLGLTYVKDQFRQQVEAKYLLAEEDGEEEKRKGQMELQSDFIINERAYVLGNTSYIDDKYGPYFKDFTLATGIGYRVFRLENLLMEVEAGPGYRHQEPNIDEIDDDDIIVPETVDELILRGSTRMIWKPSKDVELSFKLTGIAGNSNSTLESQVSMTSAISEHIAIKLSNTQKLNSWVPDGLQKRDGTMTINLLFQY, encoded by the coding sequence TTGGCAAAATCTTGCATACTGCTTTCAGCGATGACTGCAGGTCTGCTTCTGGCTCCCCATGCCAGTGCTGAGGATGTACCTGAACTACCGCCCATCACATCCCCCTGGACCAGTGAACTGGAACTGGGGTATCAGTCGCTCTCCGGCAATTCTAATACTAAATCACTCAATACCCGTTTGGGTCTGACCTATGTAAAAGATCAGTTCCGCCAACAGGTCGAAGCCAAGTATCTGCTGGCCGAAGAGGATGGTGAAGAAGAGAAACGCAAAGGCCAGATGGAGCTGCAAAGCGACTTCATTATTAACGAACGTGCTTATGTTCTGGGCAACACCAGCTACATCGACGATAAGTATGGCCCGTATTTCAAAGATTTCACCCTGGCGACCGGTATTGGTTACCGGGTATTCCGGCTGGAAAACTTGCTGATGGAAGTCGAAGCGGGACCGGGTTATCGCCATCAGGAACCCAATATCGACGAGATTGATGATGATGACATCATCGTGCCGGAAACGGTCGATGAACTGATCCTGCGGGGCAGTACCCGAATGATCTGGAAGCCATCAAAAGATGTCGAACTCAGCTTTAAGCTGACTGGCATTGCAGGAAACAGCAACAGCACACTGGAAAGTCAGGTCTCGATGACCAGTGCGATCTCAGAGCACATCGCCATTAAACTCAGTAATACTCAAAAGCTGAACAGCTGGGTACCGGACGGCCTGCAAAAACGCGATGGCACCATGACCATTAATCTGCTGTTCCAATACTAA
- a CDS encoding replicative DNA helicase: MAENSKSNRARDSQMDAIKMPPHSLEAEQSVLGGLLLDNERWDSVAEKVVSRDFYSRPHRMIFEAAAGLLESGQPLDLITLSERLEQLDQLDDVGGFAYLAELAKNTPSAANIIAYTDIVRERALIRDMIGVANEIADAGYDPQGRTSEELLDMAESKVFAIAEQRTNENEGPQNVDSILEKTLERIELLYQSPQDGVTGVSTGFTDLNKKTAGLQGSDLIIVAARPSMGKTTFAMNLCENAAMEQEKPVLIFSLEMPAEQIMMRMLASLSRVDQTKIRTGQLDDEDWARISSTMGILMEKKNMYIDDSSGLTPTEVRSRARRIARDHGGLSLIMVDYLQLMRVPGLQDNRTLEIAEISRSLKALAKELNVPVVALSQLNRSLEQRADKRPVNSDLRESGAIEQDADLIMFIYRDEVYHEDSALKGIAEIIIGKQRNGPIGSVRLTFQGQFSRFDNYAGPAFDDEY, encoded by the coding sequence ATGGCAGAAAACAGTAAATCCAATCGAGCAAGAGACAGTCAGATGGACGCCATCAAGATGCCGCCTCATTCTCTGGAAGCAGAGCAGTCGGTCCTTGGCGGTCTGTTGCTGGATAATGAGCGCTGGGACAGCGTCGCCGAAAAAGTCGTCTCGCGAGACTTCTACAGTCGTCCGCACCGGATGATTTTTGAAGCCGCTGCCGGGCTGCTGGAATCAGGTCAGCCTTTGGATCTGATTACGCTGTCGGAGCGGTTGGAACAGCTGGATCAACTGGATGATGTCGGCGGTTTTGCGTATCTGGCTGAGCTGGCAAAAAATACGCCTTCTGCGGCAAACATTATTGCCTATACCGACATTGTGCGTGAGCGCGCGCTGATACGCGACATGATCGGCGTGGCGAATGAAATTGCGGATGCAGGTTATGATCCGCAGGGCCGTACCAGTGAAGAATTGCTGGATATGGCAGAAAGTAAGGTGTTTGCCATTGCCGAACAGCGGACCAATGAGAATGAAGGTCCGCAGAATGTCGATTCCATTCTTGAGAAGACGTTGGAGCGGATTGAGCTGCTCTACCAGTCGCCACAGGATGGTGTAACCGGGGTTTCAACTGGTTTTACCGATCTGAATAAGAAAACCGCCGGTCTGCAAGGCTCGGATTTGATCATCGTGGCGGCCCGTCCGTCGATGGGTAAAACCACCTTTGCGATGAACCTGTGTGAAAATGCCGCGATGGAGCAGGAAAAGCCAGTGCTGATCTTCTCACTGGAGATGCCCGCGGAACAAATCATGATGCGTATGCTGGCGTCGCTGTCTCGGGTGGATCAGACCAAAATCCGGACCGGCCAGCTGGACGACGAGGACTGGGCACGGATCTCGTCGACCATGGGCATCCTGATGGAAAAGAAAAACATGTACATCGATGACAGCTCGGGTCTGACACCGACAGAAGTTCGCTCCCGTGCCCGTCGTATCGCCCGGGATCATGGCGGACTCAGCCTCATCATGGTCGACTACCTGCAGCTGATGCGTGTACCGGGACTGCAGGATAACCGGACCCTGGAGATTGCTGAAATCTCCCGCTCCCTCAAAGCACTGGCGAAAGAGCTGAATGTGCCCGTGGTTGCGCTGTCGCAGCTGAACCGATCGCTGGAGCAGCGGGCCGATAAACGCCCGGTGAACTCGGACTTGCGTGAATCCGGTGCCATCGAGCAGGATGCGGACTTGATCATGTTCATTTACCGTGATGAGGTATATCACGAAGACAGTGCACTCAAAGGCATTGCAGAAATCATCATCGGTAAACAGCGTAATGGTCCGATTGGATCCGTGCGTCTCACCTTCCAGGGCCAGTTCTCCCGTTTCGATAACTATGCCGGCCCGGCTTTTGATGATGAGTATTAA
- the alr gene encoding alanine racemase yields the protein MKAATAYIDLQALRHNVSLLRQQTPGCKLLAMVKANGYGHGLAQVAAGLPDVDGFGVARIEEALSLRAGGVVKPILLMEGFYCPTDLPVLVTNNIQTVVHTLEQLEALEQATLDTPVKVWLKIDSGMHRLGVRPEEFQQFVERLHASPNVAQPLRYLSHFACADELDSPVTDTQIQSFLTLTQGCRGERSLANSAGILAWPDSHLDWIRPGIIMYGISPFAEESHSAASFGMTPVMTLTSSVIAVRTLKQGESVGYGCTWVSERDTKIGVVAIGYGDGYPRTAPNGTPVLINGRLVPIAGRVSMDMMTVDLGPDAPDQVGDEAILWGQGLPAEVVAAHVGTIAYELVTKLTSRVAMAYR from the coding sequence ATGAAAGCCGCGACCGCCTATATTGATCTTCAGGCCCTGCGCCATAATGTCAGTCTGCTCAGACAGCAGACGCCAGGCTGTAAGTTGCTCGCCATGGTCAAAGCCAATGGCTATGGGCATGGTTTGGCGCAGGTGGCAGCGGGACTGCCGGATGTGGACGGATTCGGTGTTGCTCGTATTGAAGAAGCGCTGTCACTGCGGGCGGGCGGGGTGGTGAAGCCCATTTTGCTGATGGAAGGCTTTTACTGTCCAACCGATTTGCCGGTGCTGGTGACCAATAATATTCAAACCGTGGTCCACACGCTGGAACAACTGGAAGCGCTGGAACAGGCGACACTGGATACACCGGTGAAAGTCTGGCTGAAAATCGACAGCGGGATGCACCGTCTGGGTGTTCGGCCGGAAGAGTTTCAGCAGTTTGTCGAACGTTTACATGCCAGTCCGAATGTCGCGCAGCCGTTGCGTTATCTCAGCCATTTTGCCTGCGCCGATGAGCTGGACAGCCCGGTGACAGACACGCAGATCCAGTCTTTCCTGACTCTGACACAAGGCTGCCGCGGCGAGCGTTCGCTGGCAAACTCTGCCGGGATTCTGGCCTGGCCGGACAGTCATCTCGACTGGATTCGTCCGGGCATCATCATGTATGGAATTTCTCCGTTTGCAGAAGAAAGCCACTCGGCGGCATCTTTCGGGATGACGCCTGTGATGACGCTGACTTCCAGTGTGATTGCCGTGCGGACCCTGAAGCAGGGGGAATCCGTGGGGTATGGCTGCACCTGGGTGAGTGAGCGTGATACTAAAATTGGCGTGGTGGCGATTGGTTATGGCGATGGTTATCCGCGCACAGCACCTAACGGAACGCCTGTACTCATCAATGGCCGACTGGTGCCGATTGCCGGTCGGGTGTCGATGGATATGATGACGGTTGATCTGGGGCCGGATGCTCCGGATCAAGTCGGTGATGAAGCCATTCTCTGGGGACAGGGATTGCCTGCGGAAGTGGTGGCGGCCCACGTGGGCACCATTGCTTACGAGCTGGTGACCAAACTGACTTCCCGGGTTGCAATGGCTTATCGGTGA
- a CDS encoding RimK family protein → MTKVLIITDNDSDWRQYFPSDRVVTVDTYLQQGAFCENKTTQVINLCRDYGYMSSGYYCSLMAEARGHRVIPRVMTINDLSQPFLLSVPSDQLEKAFASQLLSPGEQLEEKIYFGQSKVPGFEKIARRLFEHFMVPVIKVTIRRSDAHWQVDQITPYPFQDLTDPEQDLFAEALERFSNKVWRSPKPNKNARYDLALLIDPNEKMPPSDSTALSNFKKAAKRLGMRLQTITPDDLSRLGEFDGLFIRATTNIGNFTYRFAKTAEKLGLVVMDDPESIMKCTNKVFLTELLRLHKVPTPKSAVLKSFDPGWLDQAENEIGYPMVLKVPDGAFSVGVVKVKNRDELLTQMDTLFARSTLILAQEFLPTDFDWRIGVINRQPLFACKYFMSRGHWQIYQHHNSGRVSSGGFETLDLKQVPKNVIDVALKAANQIGSGLYGVDLKEVNGQVVVIEINDNPSIDHRVEDAFLGDLLYDRVMTEFLRRIQLRGF, encoded by the coding sequence ATGACTAAAGTCCTCATTATTACCGACAACGACAGTGACTGGCGGCAGTACTTTCCCTCCGACAGGGTTGTCACTGTAGACACATATTTACAGCAGGGTGCTTTTTGTGAAAACAAAACCACTCAGGTTATCAATCTGTGTCGTGACTACGGCTACATGAGCAGCGGCTATTACTGCTCGCTGATGGCGGAAGCGCGCGGACACCGGGTGATTCCAAGGGTGATGACAATCAATGATTTGTCTCAGCCTTTTTTGTTGTCGGTACCATCAGACCAACTGGAAAAGGCATTTGCCAGTCAGTTGCTGTCACCGGGAGAACAGTTAGAAGAAAAAATTTATTTTGGTCAGTCCAAGGTGCCGGGCTTTGAGAAAATAGCCCGCCGCCTGTTCGAACATTTCATGGTGCCTGTCATTAAAGTCACCATTCGCCGTTCAGACGCCCACTGGCAGGTGGATCAGATCACTCCCTATCCTTTTCAGGATCTGACTGATCCGGAACAGGATTTGTTTGCAGAGGCCCTGGAGCGCTTTTCGAACAAGGTCTGGCGATCGCCAAAACCAAACAAAAATGCCCGTTATGATCTGGCGCTGCTGATTGATCCGAACGAGAAGATGCCTCCATCCGACAGCACGGCACTGAGCAACTTCAAAAAAGCAGCCAAGCGGCTGGGCATGCGCCTGCAAACCATCACGCCGGATGATTTGTCACGGCTGGGTGAATTTGACGGTCTGTTTATCCGCGCCACCACCAACATCGGTAATTTCACCTACCGGTTCGCGAAAACAGCCGAGAAGCTGGGACTGGTGGTGATGGATGATCCGGAATCCATCATGAAGTGCACCAACAAGGTGTTCCTGACCGAGCTGCTACGTTTACATAAGGTGCCGACCCCGAAAAGTGCGGTGCTGAAAAGTTTCGACCCCGGCTGGCTGGATCAGGCCGAGAACGAAATCGGCTACCCGATGGTGCTGAAAGTGCCGGATGGTGCCTTCTCGGTGGGCGTGGTCAAGGTGAAAAACCGCGACGAACTGCTGACGCAAATGGATACACTCTTTGCCCGCAGTACGCTGATTCTGGCGCAGGAATTTCTGCCGACCGATTTCGACTGGCGGATTGGGGTGATCAACCGTCAGCCACTGTTTGCCTGTAAGTATTTCATGAGCCGCGGCCACTGGCAGATTTACCAGCACCACAACAGCGGCCGGGTCAGCTCCGGCGGCTTTGAAACGCTGGATCTGAAACAAGTGCCGAAGAACGTGATTGATGTGGCGCTCAAAGCCGCCAACCAGATAGGTTCCGGCCTGTACGGCGTCGATCTGAAAGAAGTGAATGGCCAGGTGGTGGTGATTGAGATCAATGACAACCCGAGTATTGACCACCGCGTGGAAGACGCCTTCCTGGGTGATCTGCTCTACGACCGCGTCATGACCGAATTCCTGCGCCGGATCCAACTGCGCGGCTTCTGA
- a CDS encoding GNAT family N-acetyltransferase/peptidase C39 family protein, with protein sequence MIVRIAQLYDLASLNTLEAQLFDGDRISPRQMRRFIVSPQSVLFVAEDEGRIAGYGLVLFHRGTQLARLYSLAVDPVYRGRHIAQQLLSACEAAALANGFNTLRLEVRNDNVAARNLYEKCGYKPLKVLIHYYDDLADGLRMQKRLSPIEAKHLLPLPLYVQTTPFTCGPACLMMSLAYVDPQVQPSRQLEMQLWREATTIFMASGHGGCSGHGLALAASRRGCKVELWTQSLSTPFIDSVRDPKKKDIIELVHQDFCQQLDAASIPVVDAMPTVEQVENWLKQGYCLLMLISTYRFNGSKEPHWIVLSGVSEQFFFFHDPYAEDETDIGHRAHIPLNKAGLSQVLGFGRQKHTACVVIHP encoded by the coding sequence ATGATAGTCCGAATTGCACAGCTTTATGATCTAGCCAGTTTAAATACTCTTGAGGCTCAGCTGTTTGACGGTGATCGAATTTCGCCCCGTCAGATGCGGCGGTTTATTGTATCGCCTCAGAGTGTGTTGTTTGTCGCGGAAGATGAAGGCCGCATTGCTGGTTACGGGCTGGTGTTGTTTCACCGCGGTACCCAGTTGGCACGGTTGTATTCCCTCGCCGTCGATCCCGTTTACCGAGGCAGGCACATTGCCCAGCAGTTGCTTTCTGCATGTGAAGCGGCGGCATTGGCAAACGGTTTCAATACATTAAGGCTGGAAGTGCGGAATGACAATGTCGCTGCGCGAAATCTCTATGAAAAATGCGGATATAAACCATTAAAAGTTTTAATCCATTATTACGACGATCTGGCGGATGGACTCCGGATGCAAAAGCGTCTGAGCCCGATAGAAGCCAAGCATTTGTTGCCGTTGCCTTTGTATGTTCAGACCACCCCATTTACCTGCGGACCCGCGTGTCTGATGATGAGTCTGGCGTATGTGGATCCGCAGGTGCAGCCCAGCCGTCAGTTAGAGATGCAACTGTGGCGGGAAGCCACCACCATTTTTATGGCATCCGGCCATGGCGGGTGCAGCGGTCACGGTCTGGCACTGGCGGCATCTCGCCGGGGGTGTAAGGTTGAGCTCTGGACTCAGTCGTTATCCACGCCTTTTATTGACAGTGTGCGGGATCCGAAAAAGAAAGACATTATTGAATTGGTGCATCAGGATTTCTGTCAGCAGCTGGATGCGGCCAGCATTCCTGTGGTGGATGCGATGCCGACGGTCGAACAGGTTGAAAATTGGCTCAAGCAGGGATATTGCCTGCTGATGCTGATCAGCACTTATCGGTTTAATGGCAGCAAAGAGCCGCACTGGATTGTGCTGAGCGGGGTCAGTGAGCAGTTCTTTTTCTTTCATGACCCTTATGCGGAAGATGAAACAGATATCGGCCACCGGGCTCATATTCCGCTCAACAAGGCTGGGTTGAGTCAGGTACTGGGTTTCGGCCGTCAGAAACACACGGCGTGTGTGGTGATTCATCCCTGA